In one Candidatus Delongbacteria bacterium genomic region, the following are encoded:
- a CDS encoding CDGSH iron-sulfur domain-containing protein yields MAESKLYSGKSIQVEFNARRCLHAGECVRTLPAVFDTAQRPWIMPDEGGAAEIERAVALCPTGALSCRRVDGTTPEEFPLGNQVVVSANGPLYLRGRIELTRLDGTVQHMKAAALCRCGNSSNRPFCDGSHRRAPFKAEGSPGYRSLSPTPDSGPLKVSFREHGPILLSGHWILRHTSEPETCTGGALCRCGASSRKPHCDGSHRQAGFQD; encoded by the coding sequence ATGGCCGAATCGAAACTGTACTCCGGCAAATCGATCCAGGTCGAGTTCAATGCCCGCCGCTGCCTGCATGCCGGAGAGTGCGTGCGCACCCTGCCCGCCGTGTTCGACACGGCCCAGCGTCCCTGGATCATGCCCGACGAGGGCGGCGCGGCCGAGATCGAGCGTGCCGTGGCACTTTGCCCCACGGGCGCCCTCTCCTGCAGGCGCGTGGATGGCACCACCCCCGAGGAGTTCCCTCTGGGCAACCAGGTGGTCGTCTCCGCCAATGGCCCGCTCTACCTGCGGGGCCGGATCGAGCTGACGCGCCTGGACGGCACGGTGCAACACATGAAGGCCGCCGCACTCTGCCGCTGTGGCAACAGCTCCAACCGGCCCTTCTGCGACGGCAGCCACCGCCGCGCCCCGTTCAAGGCCGAAGGCAGCCCCGGCTACCGCAGCCTGAGTCCCACTCCCGATTCGGGCCCGCTCAAGGTCAGTTTCCGCGAACATGGCCCGATCCTGCTCTCGGGACATTGGATCCTGCGTCACACGAGCGAGCCCGAAACCTGCACGGGCGGAGCCCTCTGCCGCTGCGGCGCCTCGTCCCGCAAGCCCCACTGCGACGGAAGCCACCGCCAGGCCGGCTTCCAGGATTG